AATCTGATTTGGATTGTATGTGTCTGGGCAGTTGTCACAAACATCGCCAACGCTGTCGGCATCGTCGTCATGCTGGCCCGGATTAAAGTCGAGTGCACAGTTGTCGCTTGAGTCGCAGAACCCGTCTTGATCCTGGTCGTCACAACCGCCGGCATTGAGGAGATGGATCTGTGGATCACCTGCGAAAATCAGTTCGTAGTATTCCCAGCGCCAGAGTTCGTGCGTGGGTACCAAGTGGGCCAACTGGTCGCGGGCATAGGTCAGGCTTGCCCCAATGGCGCCGCTTTGCTGAGAATACATGCAGACCATCATCTGTTGGATAAGATTCGTCCAGACGGAGATGCCGTAGCGCGAGTGACCGAGATAGGCCATCATCCCCCCCTCGGCGAACAATGCGTGTTCACCCACCGCTTCGGCACTTCCACTTGTGGCCTGATCAAAGGCGAGAGTGTGGCAGCCCCCCGATGAAAAGAACGGATACTCTGTGTTTTGCAGGTTGTCGACATCGTACTGCGACCAACCCAGCAGGTAGTTATAGTTGGTGTGGGCGCAGTGCAGCACCATGGCGGAGCTATTGTTGTTGATATGCTGCGTGACGGCGTAGGTCGAGAAGGTTCCCTCCCTTTGGTACATCTTCGTGACGTCATAGAACGGCGGCATATAAGCCGTGTCGTCGCAGATTGGGTCAAGCAAGTCACCGCCCCAGAGAAGAGGGTCTTCGTATAATAGCTCGCCCACCATCAGCGCCGTGTGTATTTCAGGCCATGGGTTCTCGACGTAGTGTTGAATCTTGAAGATCATGTTCTGGAAATCCTGCATGTTGTCACCCGGAAAACGCCCGATATGGATTTCGGCAAACAGATCGGGATCATCGTCCTCCTCACCGTAGTATGCATTCCCGTTGGCGTTCCAGTCGCCATCAAGCGTGCCGTAATACAGGTCGCAGGGGATGTTGTAGTCGTAGCCGTACTCCCCGCAGTGACCCCAGACGCCCCGGATAGGGATTATTTCATCGTCGCCCGCGAGCAGCACATACTCAAGGGGATGCTCGCTACCTGCCCATGTCTGGTAGGCGTCGATTATGAACGCCCGGAGGTTGTCGGCATCGTCCACGCCCGACGCGTACTCGGCCAGGATGTCCTCAATTGTGTAAACCGAAGCCGACACCCCCTGGCTTGCTTTCCATGTTGCGTAGTCGTTGAAAAGACTCTGGTAGGCCTCCCCGGCGATGATCAGAAACGTGCTTGGATCATTCGTGTCGACTAAGCTCTTGGTGCTCGACTGCAGGTTCCTTTCAGGATAAGTGTTCGTTACATCGGCGTTGACAGCAAGTGCTTCCCAGCGCTTCTGCGCCTCAGTGCTCCTACAAATCATTCTCGCTTGCTGTTCTCTGGTGGTAACGTCCGGGGATGTCCTGATTTCGACCAGTACTTCCCGGAAGTAGCTGAGTTCCTGACGTATCGGGTTATACTTGTATGGATAGGCTTTGACAATGGCAATATCAACCCCCGAAAGCCGTTCAACGCCTGCCAACTCCCAGTCCATCGCGGGATAGCGTCCATCGGTGCCATAGATTCGAACATCTCGATTTGTGACTGGGACCGGGCGCCCGACAATTGAAGGCATCTGGGCGCACGGGATATCGAATTCACCATCGAGCACTTCGAGATGCTCCATAGTGACGTCGATGGCATCGATCTTTTCGCCGTATGGCAGCACAAAGTAGTAACACTCGAATGGAATCCTCGGCGCCCCGACGTTTGGCAGCATCTGATTTGTCCCGCCGGAGAATTCCCCGTCAGCGGTAACCAGTGGCTGAATCGGGTGCGATACGTGTCTTAGATCCCCGGCGACTACGCTGGAGCTTAGCAGCACCAGAATGAGCAGGCTGTTTCTTATCATGCTATCCTCGGTACAAGATGGGGTCTGGTCTTTGTCTCGTGATAGGGAGGGCGGCACCGTACAAGCAGCCCTACGCCCTTATCAGGCTACAATATAACGGAAAACGCTCCGGCGTCAACGCCGTTCTCA
This genomic window from Candidatus Zixiibacteriota bacterium contains:
- a CDS encoding C25 family cysteine peptidase yields the protein MIRNSLLILVLLSSSVVAGDLRHVSHPIQPLVTADGEFSGGTNQMLPNVGAPRIPFECYYFVLPYGEKIDAIDVTMEHLEVLDGEFDIPCAQMPSIVGRPVPVTNRDVRIYGTDGRYPAMDWELAGVERLSGVDIAIVKAYPYKYNPIRQELSYFREVLVEIRTSPDVTTREQQARMICRSTEAQKRWEALAVNADVTNTYPERNLQSSTKSLVDTNDPSTFLIIAGEAYQSLFNDYATWKASQGVSASVYTIEDILAEYASGVDDADNLRAFIIDAYQTWAGSEHPLEYVLLAGDDEIIPIRGVWGHCGEYGYDYNIPCDLYYGTLDGDWNANGNAYYGEEDDDPDLFAEIHIGRFPGDNMQDFQNMIFKIQHYVENPWPEIHTALMVGELLYEDPLLWGGDLLDPICDDTAYMPPFYDVTKMYQREGTFSTYAVTQHINNNSSAMVLHCAHTNYNYLLGWSQYDVDNLQNTEYPFFSSGGCHTLAFDQATSGSAEAVGEHALFAEGGMMAYLGHSRYGISVWTNLIQQMMVCMYSQQSGAIGASLTYARDQLAHLVPTHELWRWEYYELIFAGDPQIHLLNAGGCDDQDQDGFCDSSDNCALDFNPGQHDDDADSVGDVCDNCPDTYNPNQIDSDGDGIGDLCDLICCTDPGNIDHSENGAIDISDLVYIVDWMFNGGPPPPCMGEADTDGSGSVDIADLVRLVDYMFTTPDLPPCN